One bacterium genomic window carries:
- a CDS encoding four helix bundle protein yields the protein MNKFRDLKVYQKGIKFSHHVYDLTAYFPKSEIFGLTSQLRRASYSIVLNIAEGAGSDSNREFVRYLEHSQRSTFEMMAGMDIAKEIGYVKSSDYDACQQELTEISVMLKGLQQSLKKRL from the coding sequence ATGAATAAGTTTCGCGACCTTAAAGTGTATCAAAAAGGCATAAAATTTTCGCACCATGTGTATGACCTTACAGCTTATTTTCCCAAGAGCGAGATTTTTGGTTTAACCTCCCAGTTACGAAGGGCATCATACTCCATCGTATTGAACATCGCCGAGGGAGCAGGAAGCGATTCCAACCGGGAGTTCGTCAGATATCTGGAGCACAGCCAAAGATCAACCTTTGAAATGATGGCCGGAATGGATATTGCCAAAGAGATCGGGTATGTAAAATCCAGCGACTACGATGCTTGCCAACAGGAACTAACAGAAATAAGCGTGATGTTGAAGGGATTGCAGCAAAGCCTGAAGAAAAGGCTGTAA
- a CDS encoding indolepyruvate oxidoreductase subunit beta — translation MDTVNILICGVGGQGVLLAGDIIAEAAIAAGFDAKKSEVHGMAQRGGSVVSHVRYGQKVNSPLIQQGTADVILSFEEMETARYLDFLKPGGTAVINRQQVMPMTVATGAAEYPQDIVEQIKKQGVKVVVCEGVKLAEQAGSAKTINIVLLGALSKHLNLPAEKWIETIAGRVPPKTVEMNKKAFELGQRS, via the coding sequence ATGGACACAGTAAATATACTTATCTGCGGAGTGGGCGGCCAGGGAGTGCTTTTGGCCGGGGACATCATCGCTGAGGCGGCCATAGCCGCAGGCTTCGACGCCAAGAAGAGCGAGGTCCACGGGATGGCCCAGCGGGGCGGCAGCGTGGTCAGCCATGTCCGCTACGGGCAGAAGGTGAACTCGCCGCTGATCCAGCAGGGCACGGCCGACGTCATCCTGTCGTTCGAGGAGATGGAGACCGCCCGGTATTTGGATTTCCTGAAGCCCGGCGGGACGGCGGTGATAAACCGCCAGCAGGTGATGCCCATGACCGTGGCCACCGGGGCCGCCGAGTATCCCCAGGACATAGTGGAGCAGATCAAGAAACAGGGGGTGAAGGTGGTGGTCTGCGAGGGAGTGAAGCTGGCCGAGCAGGCGGGCAGCGCCAAGACCATCAACATCGTGCTGCTGGGGGCGCTGTCAAAACACCTTAACCTGCCGGCCGAAAAGTGGATCGAGACCATAGCGGGCCGGGTGCCGCCCAAAACGGTGGAGATGAACAAGAAGGCCTTTGAGCTGGGGCAGAGGTCTTAG
- a CDS encoding class I SAM-dependent methyltransferase — MTENTSIPPYGQIAPIYDILMSDVDYKSWAEYVLKLLERAGAKPGQILLDLACGTGAMTLLLAQAGYRVTGMDLSPEMLNIARQKAAEQKREMEFFQGDLRTFKTGCNYNVITCFFDSINYLLTSEDVAACFATVHRALEPGGAFVFDVNTIHALSHFWGDNTEMRNDKGVISVWSNRYLPAMQISNLELTVFIPRGELYEKITEHHQERAYPLDELKQALIKTGFFQVECFRQNSQDQPSEETKRVTFLARKP, encoded by the coding sequence GTGACTGAAAATACAAGCATCCCGCCTTACGGGCAGATAGCCCCCATCTACGACATCCTCATGTCGGACGTGGACTATAAGTCCTGGGCGGAGTACGTCCTGAAACTGCTGGAGCGGGCCGGGGCCAAGCCCGGACAGATCCTTTTGGACCTAGCCTGCGGCACCGGGGCCATGACCCTGCTTTTGGCCCAGGCCGGCTACCGTGTCACCGGAATGGACCTTTCGCCGGAGATGTTGAACATTGCAAGGCAAAAGGCGGCTGAGCAGAAACGGGAAATGGAATTCTTCCAGGGAGACCTTAGGACCTTTAAAACCGGATGTAATTACAATGTAATTACCTGCTTCTTTGACAGTATAAATTATCTTTTGACCTCGGAGGATGTAGCCGCCTGCTTTGCCACGGTCCACCGGGCGCTGGAACCCGGCGGGGCCTTCGTCTTTGACGTCAATACCATCCATGCCCTGTCGCATTTTTGGGGCGATAACACTGAAATGCGGAATGACAAGGGAGTGATATCGGTTTGGAGCAACCGGTACCTGCCGGCTATGCAGATCTCGAATCTGGAGTTGACGGTCTTCATTCCTCGGGGAGAGCTTTATGAGAAAATCACAGAGCACCACCAAGAGCGGGCCTACCCGTTGGATGAATTGAAACAGGCTTTGATCAAAACCGGGTTCTTTCAAGTGGAATGTTTCCGACAGAACAGCCAGGACCAGCCGTCAGAGGAAACCAAAAGGGTAACTTTCCTGGCCCGTAAACCTTAA
- a CDS encoding endonuclease Q family protein produces MKFIADLHIHSKFSRATSRDMDLEHICEWAKFKGIELLGTGDFTHPGWLKELRFKLEPKGGGIYHYRGVNFIFSAEVCSIFTKDDKVRKVHTLLYAPSLEAAEEINSRLKVHADLAGDGRPIVPVYASRMAEMVLEASPEAMIIPAHIWTPHFSLFGANSGFDSVEDCFEEQTPNIFAMETGLSSDPAMNWRLSALDKYSLISCSDAHSPSRLGREACVFDCQMDYAAIRRVLKDKDKTRFLQTLEYFPQEGKYHYDGHRACNIRLSPAEAKKHKGLCPVCGKKITVGVLHRVEDLSDRAQGYVPENAIPFKSLVPLEEILSLALKVGTGTQKVNQEYHKLISHFGSEFNVLLEAPAGELTRVTSLTVAESILNMRAGKVHILPGYDGEFGTISFDEGKNEKKEEEKPAKGKGKKQMEMF; encoded by the coding sequence ATGAAATTCATAGCCGACCTCCACATCCACTCCAAGTTCAGCCGGGCCACCAGCCGCGACATGGACCTGGAGCATATCTGCGAGTGGGCCAAGTTCAAGGGCATAGAACTGCTGGGCACCGGGGACTTCACCCACCCCGGCTGGCTTAAGGAACTGCGCTTTAAACTGGAGCCCAAAGGCGGCGGGATCTACCATTACCGGGGGGTTAATTTCATCTTCTCGGCCGAGGTCTGCAGCATCTTTACCAAGGACGACAAGGTGCGCAAGGTCCACACCCTGCTCTACGCCCCGTCGCTGGAGGCGGCCGAGGAGATCAACTCCCGGCTTAAGGTTCACGCCGATCTGGCCGGCGACGGCCGGCCCATAGTACCGGTCTACGCCTCGCGGATGGCAGAGATGGTCTTGGAAGCCTCCCCGGAGGCCATGATCATACCGGCCCATATCTGGACGCCCCATTTCTCTCTGTTCGGGGCCAACTCCGGCTTCGATTCGGTCGAGGACTGTTTTGAGGAACAGACCCCCAACATCTTTGCCATGGAGACCGGGCTGTCCTCGGATCCGGCCATGAACTGGCGGCTGTCAGCCCTGGACAAGTATTCCCTGATCTCCTGCTCTGATGCCCACAGCCCGTCCCGGCTGGGCCGGGAGGCCTGCGTCTTCGACTGCCAGATGGACTATGCCGCGATCCGCAGGGTCTTAAAGGACAAGGATAAAACCCGCTTTCTGCAGACCCTGGAATATTTCCCCCAGGAGGGCAAGTACCATTACGACGGCCACCGGGCCTGTAATATCAGGCTTTCACCGGCCGAGGCTAAAAAACACAAGGGGCTTTGCCCGGTCTGCGGCAAGAAGATCACCGTCGGCGTCCTGCACCGGGTGGAGGACCTCTCCGACCGCGCCCAGGGCTATGTGCCGGAGAATGCCATTCCCTTCAAATCGCTGGTTCCGCTGGAGGAGATCCTGAGCCTGGCCCTGAAGGTCGGCACCGGCACCCAGAAGGTAAATCAGGAATACCACAAGCTGATCTCGCATTTCGGCAGCGAGTTCAACGTCCTGCTGGAGGCCCCGGCCGGGGAGCTGACCAGGGTCACATCCCTGACGGTGGCCGAATCGATCTTGAATATGCGGGCGGGGAAGGTTCATATCCTGCCGGGTTATGACGGGGAGTTTGGAACGATAAGCTTCGATGAGGGCAAAAACGAAAAGAAAGAGGAAGAGAAGCCGGCCAAGGGTAAGGGGAAAAAACAGATGGAGATGTTCTAA
- a CDS encoding HAD family hydrolase — translation MQKTNIKHPVKNWVFFDIGNVIFYDLPLLARIWSNFYSTLKEAGWQASFEQVMEYREQILTEDSIGRTTPMRLIAQRYAPGIPESIRQKAVEGWDHLYPGANHPLPGIAQVIKQLRGIYRLGIIANQPGLALDELEKHDLKHLFDHIIISDLVGYHKPDVRIFEEAMRRTGADPKNSIMVGDRIDNDIRPAKMLGMKTVWLDQDFRTISYAPENDHERLYAQSYIKITGIDQGIKGPQDRPDEIIQTIDQLPEALSRISAGIKANANLTVSDK, via the coding sequence ATGCAGAAAACGAATATAAAACACCCGGTCAAGAACTGGGTATTCTTCGACATCGGCAATGTGATCTTTTACGACCTGCCGTTATTGGCCAGGATCTGGAGCAACTTTTATTCGACCCTGAAGGAAGCCGGATGGCAGGCATCATTTGAACAAGTGATGGAATACCGGGAACAGATATTAACGGAGGATTCGATCGGCAGGACAACGCCCATGCGTTTGATAGCCCAACGATACGCTCCCGGCATACCCGAAAGCATCCGGCAAAAGGCGGTGGAAGGCTGGGATCACCTGTATCCCGGAGCCAACCATCCGCTTCCCGGCATAGCCCAAGTCATAAAGCAATTGCGCGGCATTTACCGGTTGGGCATCATCGCCAACCAGCCGGGCCTGGCCCTGGACGAGTTGGAGAAGCACGACCTGAAGCACCTGTTCGACCACATAATCATCAGCGACCTGGTGGGCTACCACAAGCCGGATGTCAGGATCTTCGAAGAGGCGATGAGACGGACCGGGGCCGACCCCAAAAACTCAATCATGGTGGGCGACCGGATAGACAATGACATCCGCCCGGCCAAAATGCTGGGGATGAAGACGGTCTGGCTGGACCAGGATTTCAGGACCATTTCCTATGCGCCCGAGAATGATCACGAGAGGCTGTACGCCCAGAGCTATATAAAGATCACCGGGATAGATCAGGGGATAAAAGGCCCGCAGGACCGGCCGGACGAGATCATCCAGACCATAGATCAGCTGCCGGAGGCATTGAGCCGGATCAGCGCAGGGATAAAGGCAAATGCCAACTTAACAGTTTCAGATAAATAG
- a CDS encoding HIT domain-containing protein has protein sequence MKRIWAPWRMKYISGQSQKDEPGCIFCLKPKQKKDQANYILHRGKKAFVMMNLYPYTNGHLMIAPYRHVGDFTKLSEAELLEMMKLSQLCQKIMQKTMRPEGFNLGFNLGRTAGAGIADHVHLHLVPRWNGDTNFMPVISGAKVISEGLEETYAKLADAIKKIK, from the coding sequence ATGAAAAGGATCTGGGCTCCCTGGAGGATGAAGTACATCAGCGGCCAGAGCCAGAAGGATGAGCCGGGCTGCATCTTCTGCCTGAAGCCAAAGCAGAAGAAGGACCAGGCCAATTACATCCTGCACCGGGGTAAAAAGGCCTTTGTGATGATGAACCTTTATCCCTATACCAATGGGCACCTGATGATCGCGCCCTACCGGCATGTCGGCGACTTCACCAAACTAAGCGAGGCCGAGCTGCTGGAGATGATGAAACTGTCCCAGCTCTGCCAGAAGATCATGCAAAAGACCATGCGGCCGGAAGGCTTTAACCTGGGCTTCAACCTGGGCCGGACCGCCGGGGCGGGCATAGCGGACCATGTTCACCTGCACTTGGTGCCGCGCTGGAACGGGGACACCAACTTCATGCCGGTGATCTCAGGCGCCAAGGTCATCTCCGAGGGGTTGGAGGAGACATATGCCAAGCTGGCCGATGCTATAAAGAAGATAAAATGA